A region from the Sphingomonas flavescens genome encodes:
- the guaA gene encoding glutamine-hydrolyzing GMP synthase, producing MTVQPTESILIVDFGSQVTQLIARRIREAGVYSEIAPFSAAEEAFERLKPKGIIFSGGPASVTHAESPRAPQVLFDSGLPLLGICYGQQTLHQQLGGKVVASDQREFGRAFIDIVAPSALFDGLWDVGDKHQVWMSHGDRVETLAPGFEIVARSEGAPYAIATDEAEKRYSLMFHPEVVHTPDGGKLLANFVRHVCGCAGDWTMASFRDAKIADIRAQVGKGRVICGLSGGVDSAVAAVLIHEAIGEQLTCVFVDHGLMRAGEAEQVVSLFRNSYNIPLVHVDASADFLGGLEGVTDPEKKRKFIGAEFINVFEAEAKKIGGADFLAQGTLYPDVIESVSFTGGPSVTIKSHHNVGGLPERMNMQLVEPLRELFKDEVRELGRELGLPEAFVGRHPFPGPGLAIRIPGEVTQDKCDILRKADTIYLEEIRNAGLYDAIWQAFAVLLPVRTVGVMGDYRTYDYVCGLRAVTSLDGMTADIYPFDAAFLSRVATRIVNEVKGINRVVYDYTSKPPGTIEWE from the coding sequence ATGACGGTCCAGCCCACCGAATCCATTCTCATCGTCGACTTCGGCAGCCAAGTGACGCAGCTCATCGCGCGGCGCATTCGCGAGGCCGGCGTCTATTCCGAAATCGCGCCCTTCAGCGCCGCGGAGGAAGCGTTCGAGCGGCTGAAGCCAAAGGGCATCATTTTCTCGGGCGGCCCGGCCTCGGTGACCCACGCTGAGAGCCCGCGTGCGCCCCAAGTGCTGTTTGACAGTGGGCTGCCGCTGCTCGGCATCTGCTACGGCCAGCAGACGTTGCACCAGCAGCTTGGCGGCAAGGTCGTCGCGTCAGACCAGCGAGAGTTCGGTCGCGCGTTCATCGATATCGTTGCGCCCAGCGCGCTCTTCGATGGCCTGTGGGACGTCGGCGACAAGCATCAGGTGTGGATGAGCCACGGCGACCGTGTCGAAACGCTGGCGCCCGGCTTCGAAATCGTCGCCCGTTCCGAGGGCGCGCCCTACGCGATCGCCACTGATGAGGCGGAGAAGCGCTATAGCCTGATGTTCCATCCCGAGGTCGTGCATACGCCCGACGGCGGGAAGCTGCTTGCAAATTTCGTCCGCCACGTGTGCGGCTGCGCGGGCGACTGGACGATGGCCAGCTTCCGCGACGCCAAGATTGCTGACATCCGCGCGCAGGTCGGCAAGGGCCGCGTGATCTGCGGCCTGTCGGGCGGCGTCGACAGCGCTGTGGCGGCGGTGCTGATCCACGAAGCGATCGGGGAGCAGTTGACCTGCGTATTCGTCGACCACGGCCTTATGCGGGCAGGGGAGGCGGAGCAGGTCGTCTCGCTGTTCCGCAACAGCTACAACATCCCGCTCGTCCACGTGGACGCCAGCGCCGACTTCCTTGGTGGCCTCGAAGGCGTCACCGACCCCGAGAAGAAGCGCAAGTTCATCGGCGCCGAGTTCATCAACGTGTTTGAAGCCGAGGCGAAGAAGATCGGCGGCGCCGATTTCCTCGCGCAGGGCACGCTTTATCCGGATGTGATCGAGAGCGTCAGCTTCACCGGCGGCCCGTCGGTGACGATCAAGAGTCACCACAATGTCGGCGGCCTGCCCGAGCGCATGAACATGCAGCTCGTCGAGCCGCTGCGCGAGCTGTTCAAGGATGAGGTGCGTGAGCTGGGCCGCGAGCTTGGCCTGCCGGAAGCATTCGTCGGCCGCCATCCGTTTCCCGGCCCGGGCCTCGCCATCCGCATCCCGGGCGAAGTCACGCAGGACAAGTGCGATATCCTGCGCAAAGCCGACACGATCTACCTGGAGGAGATCCGCAACGCTGGGCTCTATGACGCCATTTGGCAGGCGTTTGCCGTGCTGCTGCCGGTCCGCACGGTCGGCGTGATGGGCGACTACCGAACCTACGATTATGTCTGCGGGCTGCGCGCGGTCACCTCGCTCGATGGCATGACGGCGGACATCTACCCCTTCGACGCCGCCTTCCTCAGCCGCGTCGCGACCCGCATCGTCAATGAGGTGAAGGGCATCAACCGCGTCGTCTACGACTACACCTCCAAGCCGCCGGGAACGATTGAATGGGAATAA
- a CDS encoding fatty acid desaturase produces MDTSATLIRDRTGAASTPRVPARPKDDAAMLKAAAGLTRDLNVPDSRIYWADMIGSAAIGYAALFAAMVARPTWVSVLSGLVSVLALYRAGSFIHELTHIKKGAVRGFRLTWNVLIGVPLLIPSFMYEGVHNQHHGKTYYGTADDPEYLPLALMKPWTLPVFLIAAALAPIGLFIRFAILAPLSLLSPRLRQIVVARYSGLQINPSFRRQMPTGQFARDWKVMEIACSLWAIALLTMVATGIVPLRAFLIFLAVTSGTMFLNQVRTLVAHLWENDGEPMSVTAQYLDSVNVPPPGTLPALWAPVGLRYHALHHLLPGLPYHNLAEAHRRLCRELDERSVYHHASHRRLSSLVVRLGSRTLTNRAKSA; encoded by the coding sequence ATGGACACTTCAGCGACCCTTATTCGCGATCGCACCGGTGCGGCTTCCACGCCGCGGGTTCCTGCGCGCCCGAAGGACGATGCCGCCATGCTGAAAGCCGCGGCGGGCCTCACGCGCGATCTCAATGTGCCGGACTCCCGCATTTACTGGGCGGACATGATCGGATCGGCTGCCATCGGTTACGCGGCTTTGTTCGCGGCGATGGTCGCGCGTCCGACGTGGGTCTCCGTGTTGAGCGGCCTCGTATCCGTGCTCGCGCTCTACCGCGCCGGCTCGTTCATCCACGAGCTGACGCACATCAAAAAGGGTGCGGTGCGCGGATTCCGCCTGACTTGGAACGTGCTCATCGGGGTGCCGCTGCTGATCCCGAGCTTCATGTACGAAGGCGTTCACAACCAGCACCACGGCAAGACCTATTATGGCACCGCGGACGATCCCGAATATCTGCCGCTCGCGCTAATGAAGCCATGGACGCTGCCAGTCTTCCTGATTGCCGCCGCGCTAGCGCCGATCGGCCTGTTCATCCGCTTCGCCATCCTCGCGCCCTTATCGCTGCTTTCGCCGCGCCTGCGGCAGATCGTCGTTGCCCGCTATTCGGGCCTGCAGATCAATCCGAGCTTCCGCCGCCAAATGCCAACGGGCCAGTTCGCGCGCGACTGGAAGGTGATGGAGATTGCCTGCTCGCTCTGGGCAATCGCACTGCTGACGATGGTCGCAACCGGCATCGTTCCGCTCCGCGCCTTCCTCATCTTCCTCGCCGTGACGTCGGGAACGATGTTCCTCAACCAAGTTCGCACTCTTGTCGCTCACCTCTGGGAGAATGACGGCGAACCAATGAGCGTCACCGCGCAGTATCTCGACAGCGTCAACGTGCCGCCACCAGGCACGCTGCCTGCACTGTGGGCGCCGGTTGGCCTCCGCTACCACGCGCTGCACCACCTGTTGCCGGGCCTGCCGTATCATAACCTCGCGGAAGCGCACCGGCGCCTGTGCCGTGAGCTCGACGAACGCTCGGTCTACCATCACGCTAGCCATCGTCGCTTGTCGTCGCTGGTCGTCCGGCTCGGCTCGCGAACCTTGACGAACCGCGCCAAATCCGCTTGA
- a CDS encoding M28 family peptidase: MGIRVALTLSALSLIAAAPPKLDPDTRAWWATTAELSNDSMEGRDTGSAAYERAARLVARKFAAAGLKPAGENGGWFQRVPMHEIALTSVQISVGGRPLRFLYDLTVGVGPGMPQRVNAELVYAGYCGTDQLAGVRGKIVICHGTHREGLPDAAAREAAVRAAGAVGIMTIADPGFIVEPPRWPFAYARSVTLADDPAQPDAFLKFTLNAASLSKVVGPKAIQLIAAGSAGKSLPTFAVSGQFRAQFATRERDIASSNVLAMLPGRDPAAANQAIALTAHLDGYGFGTPVNGDRLYNGTLDDAAYVALLIRLAERRRAQAYRRPLLFTVVSGEEKGLLGSRWFVKHPTAPLSGIAADINLDQLRPIFPLEILTVHALDDSTLGDDVRAVAGGLGIAVRHDPEPERNLLRRSDNWPFMQAGIPATGFVFGYRPGSRSEQIYRQWYRTGYHKPQDDLNQPMDWKAAEDFNRFFYALVERVADQPTAPAWKSTSKFRPSR, encoded by the coding sequence ATGGGAATAAGGGTCGCGCTCACGCTCTCCGCGCTGTCGCTCATCGCCGCGGCGCCGCCGAAGCTCGACCCTGATACGCGCGCGTGGTGGGCGACGACCGCGGAGCTCTCCAATGACTCGATGGAAGGGCGCGATACCGGCTCAGCCGCTTATGAACGCGCCGCCCGGCTTGTCGCGCGCAAGTTCGCCGCGGCGGGGCTGAAGCCGGCGGGCGAGAACGGCGGCTGGTTCCAGCGCGTGCCGATGCACGAGATCGCCCTTACCAGCGTGCAAATCTCGGTAGGCGGGCGGCCCTTGCGGTTTCTGTACGACCTCACGGTTGGGGTCGGTCCTGGCATGCCGCAGCGAGTTAACGCTGAACTGGTATACGCCGGCTACTGCGGCACCGATCAGCTAGCGGGAGTTCGCGGCAAGATCGTCATCTGCCACGGCACTCACCGCGAAGGTCTGCCCGACGCCGCCGCGCGTGAAGCCGCCGTCCGCGCCGCCGGCGCGGTGGGCATCATGACCATCGCCGACCCCGGCTTTATCGTCGAACCCCCGCGCTGGCCGTTCGCTTATGCGCGCTCGGTGACCCTGGCCGACGATCCGGCGCAGCCCGACGCTTTCCTGAAGTTCACGCTGAACGCAGCCTCGCTGTCCAAGGTCGTCGGCCCGAAAGCGATCCAACTGATTGCGGCCGGAAGTGCTGGCAAATCGCTGCCCACCTTTGCGGTTTCCGGGCAGTTCAGGGCGCAATTCGCCACCCGCGAGCGCGATATCGCCTCGTCAAACGTGCTCGCCATGCTCCCCGGCCGCGATCCCGCCGCCGCCAACCAGGCGATCGCCTTGACCGCCCACCTGGACGGCTACGGCTTTGGCACGCCGGTCAATGGCGACCGGCTCTACAACGGCACCTTGGACGATGCGGCCTATGTCGCCCTCCTCATCCGCCTCGCTGAGCGCCGTCGTGCGCAGGCATACCGCCGACCGCTGTTGTTCACCGTCGTTTCCGGCGAGGAAAAGGGCCTGCTCGGCTCGCGCTGGTTCGTGAAGCATCCGACCGCGCCGCTCAGCGGCATCGCCGCAGATATCAACCTCGACCAGTTGCGCCCCATCTTCCCGCTTGAGATCCTCACGGTCCACGCCCTCGATGACTCCACGCTGGGAGACGATGTGCGCGCGGTGGCCGGCGGCCTGGGGATCGCCGTGCGACACGACCCCGAGCCGGAGCGCAACTTGCTGCGGCGGTCCGACAATTGGCCGTTCATGCAGGCGGGTATTCCGGCAACCGGTTTCGTGTTCGGCTATCGCCCCGGTTCGCGAAGCGAGCAAATTTACCGGCAATGGTATCGCACCGGATATCACAAGCCGCAGGACGATCTGAACCAGCCGATGGACTGGAAAGCGGCGGAAGATTTCAACCGGTTCTTTTACGCATTGGTGGAGCGAGTGGCTGATCAGCCGACCGCACCAGCCTGGAAATCGACCAGCAAATTCCGCCCCAGCCGGTAA
- a CDS encoding N-acetyltransferase — protein MNSSAVTIRPVLTKKDRKAFVDFAWDVYKVDPAWVPPLKDEVHGLITPGKNPWFEHARAQLWLAERGGKVVGRISAQVDELVQEHMAKGTGQWGMFEALDGEAAAALIATAEDWLRAQGMKTSMGPISLSIWDEPGLEIEGFAESPTAMMGHHRPEYQSWIEAAGYGKAKDLITYALNIEHWEDPMIDRLIATGERNPRIRIREIDKSKFAEESRLILNLLNEAWSDNWGYVPLTESEIAYAGKKLKPIIFNELVRVAELDGEPVAFMLTIPDINELTKDLNGELFPFNFIKLLWRLRKPRTRRLRVPLMGVAKKLHGSRLASQLAFMMIEFTRRDAVTKFGAKEGEFGWILEDNKGMLSIAQLPGASVNHRYRIYEKAL, from the coding sequence ATGAACAGCAGCGCCGTCACCATCCGCCCCGTCCTGACCAAGAAGGACCGCAAGGCCTTCGTCGACTTCGCCTGGGACGTCTACAAGGTCGATCCCGCCTGGGTGCCGCCGCTGAAGGACGAGGTGCATGGCCTCATCACGCCCGGCAAGAATCCGTGGTTCGAGCACGCTCGCGCCCAGCTGTGGCTAGCGGAGCGCGGCGGCAAGGTCGTCGGGCGCATTAGCGCGCAGGTCGACGAGTTGGTTCAAGAGCATATGGCCAAGGGCACCGGCCAGTGGGGCATGTTCGAGGCGCTCGATGGCGAGGCAGCAGCAGCTTTGATCGCGACGGCCGAGGATTGGCTACGCGCGCAAGGCATGAAGACGTCGATGGGCCCGATCAGCCTGTCGATCTGGGACGAGCCGGGTTTGGAGATCGAGGGTTTCGCGGAATCACCGACCGCGATGATGGGTCACCACCGTCCGGAATATCAGTCGTGGATCGAGGCCGCGGGCTACGGCAAGGCCAAGGACCTGATCACTTACGCGCTCAACATCGAGCATTGGGAAGACCCGATGATCGACCGCCTCATCGCGACCGGCGAACGCAATCCGCGCATTCGCATCCGTGAAATCGATAAGTCGAAATTCGCGGAGGAATCGCGGCTCATCCTCAACCTGCTCAATGAGGCATGGTCGGACAATTGGGGCTATGTCCCGCTAACCGAATCCGAGATCGCCTACGCAGGCAAGAAGCTGAAGCCGATCATCTTCAACGAGCTGGTGAGGGTCGCCGAGCTCGACGGTGAGCCGGTCGCCTTCATGTTGACGATCCCGGACATCAACGAACTAACCAAGGACCTGAACGGTGAGCTGTTCCCGTTCAACTTCATCAAGCTGCTGTGGCGGTTGCGCAAACCACGCACGCGTCGGCTCCGCGTACCGCTGATGGGCGTCGCGAAGAAGCTGCACGGCAGCCGCCTGGCCAGCCAGCTCGCTTTCATGATGATCGAGTTCACCCGCCGGGACGCGGTGACCAAATTCGGCGCGAAGGAAGGCGAGTTCGGCTGGATCCTCGAAGACAACAAGGGGATGCTGTCGATCGCGCAGCTACCCGGCGCATCGGTCAACCACCGCTATCGGATTTACGAAAAAGCGCTGTGA
- the xth gene encoding exodeoxyribonuclease III, protein MKLATYNLNGIRARLPRLLEWLDRAKPDVVCLQELKCADESLPIADIEAAGYGAVWHGQKGFNGVAILARGDTPKLRRMGLPGDPDDTHSRYIEAEVGDLIVASIYLPNGNPVGTEKFDYKIRWMERLLEHADELLQTERPVVLCGDWNVVPEDRDVFSVKATQHDAVMQPAARELWRRLVSQGWTDALRAYHPSEEKLYTFWDYTAGCWQRDLGFRLDHLLCSPEAADRLTGADVDKWVRGEEKASDHTPTWVELT, encoded by the coding sequence GTGAAGCTCGCTACCTACAATCTCAACGGCATCCGCGCGCGCCTGCCGCGGCTGCTCGAATGGCTCGACCGCGCCAAGCCGGACGTCGTTTGTTTGCAGGAGCTCAAATGCGCGGATGAATCGCTGCCGATCGCCGATATCGAGGCGGCCGGCTACGGCGCCGTCTGGCACGGGCAAAAGGGTTTCAACGGTGTCGCGATCCTCGCCCGCGGCGATACGCCGAAGCTGCGGCGGATGGGATTGCCCGGCGATCCTGACGATACACACAGCCGGTACATCGAGGCTGAGGTCGGTGACCTGATCGTCGCGTCCATTTATCTGCCCAACGGCAACCCGGTCGGCACCGAGAAGTTCGACTACAAGATCCGTTGGATGGAACGGCTTCTCGAGCACGCGGATGAGCTGTTGCAGACCGAGCGCCCCGTTGTTCTCTGTGGGGACTGGAACGTGGTCCCGGAGGACCGCGACGTCTTTTCCGTCAAGGCTACCCAGCATGACGCCGTCATGCAGCCTGCCGCGCGCGAACTTTGGCGCCGCTTGGTCAGCCAGGGCTGGACCGACGCTTTACGCGCCTACCACCCGAGCGAAGAGAAACTGTACACCTTCTGGGACTACACCGCGGGCTGCTGGCAGCGCGACCTCGGCTTTCGCCTCGACCATCTGCTCTGCTCACCGGAGGCCGCCGACCGCCTCACCGGCGCCGACGTCGACAAATGGGTACGCGGCGAGGAGAAAGCCTCGGACCATACGCCGACCTGGGTGGAGCTGACTTAA
- the rplQ gene encoding 50S ribosomal protein L17 has product MRHRVGGRKLQRTSSHRAALFRNMAAALIKHEQITTTVAKAKELRPYVEKLVTLAKRGGLSNRRLAQSRLMDDAQLTKLFDVIAPRYAGRDGGYTRVIKAGIRSSDAAPIAVIEFVDRDVSAKGQDSGPVQNAEEFEAA; this is encoded by the coding sequence ATGCGCCATCGTGTTGGCGGACGTAAGCTTCAACGCACCTCGAGCCACCGCGCTGCCCTGTTCCGGAACATGGCTGCTGCTCTGATCAAGCACGAGCAGATCACCACCACCGTCGCCAAGGCGAAGGAACTGCGCCCCTATGTCGAAAAGCTGGTCACGTTGGCCAAGCGCGGCGGGCTCAGCAACCGCCGCCTCGCGCAGTCGCGCCTGATGGACGACGCGCAGCTGACCAAGCTGTTCGACGTTATCGCGCCGCGCTACGCTGGCCGTGACGGCGGCTACACCCGCGTCATCAAGGCCGGCATCCGCTCGTCGGACGCCGCCCCAATCGCGGTTATCGAATTCGTCGACCGCGACGTCTCGGCCAAGGGCCAGGATTCGGGCCCGGTCCAGAACGCGGAAGAGTTTGAGGCTGCCTAA
- a CDS encoding toll/interleukin-1 receptor domain-containing protein: protein MAQIFLSYDRRDETRAESVAALLERSGHSVWWDRHIKGGRQFASEIEQALEAADVVIVLWSAHSIKSDWVKDEAAAGRDRGRMVPVTLDGTPPPLGFRQYQTVDLSAPSGSGNRLEEAIAAVIDGSASSPSGTARPMVHTTRRRILAGGTIGLAAVAAGGGIWRFLVIGKEPPAEVKALLAQAWQAWTQGTRDSNAQAIGLYRRAIQISPTYADAWGLLSCAYGDRGHGLSGAERAATWQRAREAGQRALSLDPHNAYGRIGVAYARPLRGNWALMEQEFRKAEEAQPGKFLVNYSLGLLLGDVGRFAEAARLFGGLKGTAPTAFQYLWHSQALWASGKPDEADRLIEEAASIYGSHPAIWRQRFDMALHSGRATTAIALAEDTQGRPDSIDEDFLQVATAAARASLTGGASAVGSVKAQLNQYVRKSVSAATVGIQLAVLLRQLDAAFDYAGALFTSAGFSIPDFAPRDGAAPAVTLDERRSRLLFLPSTAGMRTDARFDRLTEAVGLNRYWRESGSLPDYRIQ from the coding sequence ATGGCACAGATCTTCTTGAGCTATGACCGGCGCGACGAGACCCGAGCGGAGTCGGTCGCAGCACTGCTGGAGCGCAGCGGGCACAGCGTCTGGTGGGACCGCCACATCAAGGGCGGACGGCAGTTCGCAAGCGAGATCGAACAGGCGCTCGAGGCTGCGGACGTCGTCATCGTGCTATGGTCGGCGCACTCGATCAAAAGCGACTGGGTGAAGGATGAAGCCGCGGCTGGGCGCGATCGCGGACGCATGGTGCCCGTGACGCTGGATGGAACACCGCCGCCGCTGGGATTCCGTCAATATCAGACGGTGGATCTTTCGGCGCCCTCTGGATCCGGCAATCGTCTCGAGGAAGCCATTGCAGCTGTGATCGATGGAAGCGCTTCGTCACCTTCGGGGACAGCGCGGCCCATGGTTCACACCACCCGCCGCCGCATACTTGCCGGCGGTACCATAGGCTTGGCGGCGGTCGCAGCTGGAGGTGGAATCTGGCGGTTTCTCGTGATTGGCAAGGAGCCGCCAGCCGAGGTGAAGGCTTTGCTGGCCCAGGCTTGGCAGGCGTGGACGCAGGGCACGCGTGACAGCAACGCACAGGCGATCGGTCTCTATCGCCGGGCCATCCAAATCAGCCCGACTTATGCGGATGCCTGGGGCCTTCTGTCCTGTGCGTACGGAGATCGAGGCCACGGCCTGTCTGGGGCCGAGCGAGCAGCGACGTGGCAGCGTGCGCGCGAAGCAGGTCAGCGAGCCCTGAGCCTGGACCCCCACAATGCCTACGGACGCATTGGTGTGGCCTATGCTCGTCCCCTGCGCGGAAATTGGGCGCTGATGGAACAAGAGTTTCGCAAAGCGGAGGAAGCTCAGCCCGGCAAATTTCTGGTCAACTACAGCCTGGGGTTGCTGCTTGGCGATGTCGGTCGCTTTGCGGAAGCGGCTCGGTTATTCGGCGGGCTGAAGGGCACGGCGCCGACTGCGTTTCAGTACCTGTGGCATTCCCAGGCTCTTTGGGCGTCCGGTAAACCCGATGAGGCAGATCGACTGATCGAAGAGGCTGCCAGTATCTATGGCAGTCACCCCGCGATCTGGCGGCAGCGCTTCGACATGGCGCTGCACTCGGGAAGGGCGACGACGGCAATCGCTTTAGCGGAAGATACGCAAGGACGACCGGATTCAATTGATGAGGACTTTCTGCAGGTAGCTACTGCGGCCGCACGGGCCTCGCTGACCGGTGGAGCGTCCGCGGTCGGCAGCGTCAAGGCCCAATTGAACCAGTACGTGAGGAAAAGCGTCAGCGCCGCAACGGTCGGTATCCAGTTGGCGGTACTGCTGCGCCAATTGGATGCAGCGTTCGATTATGCCGGTGCTTTGTTCACCTCGGCTGGATTTAGCATTCCAGACTTTGCGCCACGTGATGGCGCTGCCCCTGCTGTAACGCTGGATGAAAGGCGTAGCAGGTTGCTGTTCCTTCCCTCCACCGCGGGCATGCGGACCGACGCTCGATTCGACCGGCTTACGGAAGCGGTCGGCCTCAACCGCTATTGGCGCGAAAGCGGGAGCCTGCCTGACTACCGAATACAGTAG
- a CDS encoding prolyl oligopeptidase family serine peptidase codes for MRRVLAAVFLSSVSIMTLPTAAAAQTAPAITYPAAPTGSVVDTQFGVKVADPYRWLENDVRNDKQVEAWVTAENQVTDAFLAKLPLRNIFKQRMTALYDYERFGIPDKKGAHYFYTRNSGLQNQSVLYVRDGAKGDARQLIDPNGWSKDGATALAEWTPSDDGKLLAYAIQDGGTDWRTVRLMDVATGKILPDELKWLKYSGGVSWAKDGSGFFYSRYPAPAAGKTFQNATLNHRVYFHKLGTPQSADRLIYSTPANPKFSHYAQVSDDGRWLVISTSLAGDENDVHVMDLRKPGMKPIALFTGMKNQWNFVGNEGSRFYFSTDEGAPLKRVVAVDAIRRIAPVTVIPEGKQALDGVSLIGGKLIASYLVDAKSEVRVYGLNGDRHSTIALPGIGTVSGFNGKISDPETFFAFTSFNRPATIYRYDAATGQASEWAVPKLTFDPEAISVEQRFYTSKDGTKVPMFVVRKKGATGPAPTLLYGYGGFNISVTPSFSPANVAWVEQGGVFVVANIRGGSEYGNPWHDAGRLANKQNVFDDFIAAGEYLKANGIAAPKGLAAIGRSNGGLLIGAVTNQRPDLFDAVSPGVGVMDMLRFDRFTAGRYWVDDYGHPDQEADFKTLLTYSPYHNIKGGKAYPPLIAVTADTDDRVVPGHSFKYIAKLQNTPNVGNAPHLIRIDTRSGHGSGKPVTKIIEEYSDVYAFLGYFTGLKP; via the coding sequence ATGCGTCGTGTTCTGGCCGCCGTTTTCCTGTCGAGCGTATCGATCATGACCCTGCCGACAGCGGCTGCCGCGCAAACCGCCCCCGCCATCACTTACCCCGCCGCACCCACCGGCAGTGTCGTCGATACGCAGTTCGGCGTAAAGGTCGCTGATCCCTATCGCTGGCTCGAAAACGACGTCCGCAACGACAAGCAGGTCGAAGCCTGGGTCACTGCGGAAAACCAGGTCACCGACGCCTTCCTTGCGAAGCTGCCGCTGCGCAACATCTTCAAGCAGCGGATGACGGCGCTCTACGATTACGAACGCTTCGGCATCCCCGACAAGAAGGGCGCGCATTACTTCTACACGCGCAACAGCGGGCTGCAGAACCAGTCGGTCCTCTACGTCCGCGACGGCGCCAAGGGCGACGCTCGTCAGCTCATTGACCCGAACGGCTGGTCCAAGGATGGCGCCACCGCGCTCGCCGAATGGACGCCGAGCGACGACGGCAAGCTGCTCGCCTACGCAATCCAGGACGGCGGCACCGACTGGCGCACCGTCCGGCTGATGGACGTCGCCACCGGCAAGATCCTGCCTGACGAGCTCAAGTGGCTGAAATATAGCGGCGGCGTATCTTGGGCAAAGGACGGCAGCGGCTTCTTCTATTCGCGCTATCCGGCGCCCGCCGCCGGCAAGACCTTTCAGAACGCGACGCTCAATCACCGGGTCTACTTCCACAAGCTGGGCACTCCGCAGTCCGCCGACCGGCTAATCTATTCGACGCCCGCAAATCCCAAGTTCAGCCACTATGCGCAGGTCAGCGACGACGGCCGCTGGCTGGTCATCTCCACCTCGCTCGCCGGTGACGAAAACGATGTCCACGTCATGGACCTGCGCAAGCCGGGCATGAAGCCGATCGCCCTGTTCACCGGCATGAAGAACCAGTGGAACTTCGTCGGCAACGAAGGCAGCCGCTTCTATTTCTCCACCGACGAAGGCGCACCGCTCAAGCGCGTGGTCGCCGTCGACGCGATCCGCCGCATCGCGCCGGTCACCGTCATCCCGGAAGGCAAGCAGGCGCTCGACGGCGTCAGCCTGATCGGCGGCAAGCTGATCGCCAGCTATCTCGTCGACGCCAAGTCCGAAGTCCGCGTCTACGGTCTCAACGGTGACCGGCACTCGACCATCGCGCTTCCTGGCATCGGCACCGTATCCGGGTTCAACGGCAAGATCTCCGACCCTGAGACCTTCTTCGCCTTCACCAGCTTCAACCGACCCGCGACCATCTACCGTTACGATGCCGCGACCGGCCAGGCGAGCGAATGGGCCGTGCCCAAACTGACTTTCGATCCGGAAGCCATCTCGGTCGAGCAGCGCTTCTACACCTCGAAGGACGGCACCAAGGTGCCGATGTTTGTCGTCCGCAAGAAGGGAGCCACCGGCCCCGCGCCGACGCTGCTCTACGGTTACGGCGGCTTCAACATCAGTGTGACGCCGAGCTTCAGCCCGGCCAACGTCGCCTGGGTCGAGCAGGGCGGCGTGTTCGTCGTTGCCAACATCCGCGGCGGCTCCGAATATGGCAATCCGTGGCACGACGCCGGACGCCTCGCTAACAAGCAGAACGTGTTCGACGACTTCATCGCCGCCGGCGAATATCTGAAAGCCAACGGCATCGCCGCGCCCAAGGGCCTCGCCGCAATTGGCCGCTCGAACGGCGGCCTGTTGATCGGCGCCGTCACCAACCAGCGTCCGGACCTGTTCGATGCCGTCTCTCCGGGCGTCGGTGTGATGGACATGCTGCGCTTTGATCGCTTCACCGCCGGCCGTTACTGGGTCGACGATTACGGCCACCCGGATCAGGAAGCCGACTTCAAAACGCTCCTGACTTACTCGCCCTATCACAACATCAAGGGCGGCAAGGCCTACCCGCCGCTGATCGCCGTGACCGCCGACACCGACGATCGCGTCGTGCCGGGCCACAGCTTCAAATATATCGCGAAGCTGCAGAACACGCCCAACGTCGGCAATGCGCCGCATCTAATTCGCATCGACACGCGATCGGGGCACGGCAGCGGCAAGCCGGTGACCAAGATCATCGAGGAATATTCGGACGTGTACGCCTTCCTCGGTTATTTCACGGGTCTAAAGCCCTAA